ataaatTAAGTAAATAATTTGTTAAACTAacggggagtgaatttgaaatgagtatgatgggtgagcttaatttctttttaggcttacaaattaaataaaattcaaatggaactatgatccatcagcagaagtatgtgaaagaattgcttaaaaggtttaaaatggaagattccaaagaaattgacactcctatagcaACTGCCTTAAAATTGGATGTAGATGAACTTGGTtaatctgttgatcagaagttttATAGGGGAATGTTTGGCTctttgttgtatctcactgctagcatacctgacattgttttcagtgtaggccgtTGTGCTACATTTCAGGCaagtccaaaggagtctcacttgactgatGTCAAGAGGATCTCGGGATACCTAAAAGGGAACACCgacctttgtctatggtatccaaaagatagtaatttcaacttagtgggatatgctgatgctgattatgcaggttttcttgtggataaaaagagcacctcaggtatggtacactttcttggctcatgtcttgtgtcttggaacaccaaaaagaaaaattgtgtggccttatctactgctaaagctgagtatgttgttgctgcctcatattgtgctcaattgttgtggatcaaacaacaattaatgaactttcaaattgatgtaggttgtatccccatcttttgtgataacatcagtgcaattagtatgaccaagaacccggttcatcacaaaagaactaagtACATAGATGTTAGGTATCACTTTTTGAGAGACAATTAAGAAAAAGGTGTGGAATTTtttgctactgacaagcaaatagctggcatcttcacaaaagctctaagtagagatcactttaaAAGGAACATATTAGAATTATGGATGATTAATATCACCTAAAAGGATCCAGTTCGAACTCAAAAATTGGTTCgagaaattatgaatttttgtaaataattagattagattttgctcacTCTAAAACTTTCATCAGTATACTCTTGTGACATgcgctaaaatgactcattaatctctaatgatattatctttagtttcttgaaaaattcatacttacacaagagatttctcagtgaagaacccggttcatccaaATTACTTGGTACGTATTCTCCACtctgcatattttgaaataattatattttgatTATGATCAAGAGGAGAGTCCCATTAAATCCCAACTTCCTTGAGCTTATCCATTACGAAATGAACCAGTTTCATTCAAAAGAGTCCTAAAAGCGCaataagtgcctagattctagggagagtCATAAACGTCTTTTCCAACTAACTCCCAGGTTGATTAGACCTCTGAACTTCTGAAAAAGTAGTTATTACCCAATTAAACTCTACCTCTTTAAATTGATTAGGCCTtagttgtttcttcaattcttaATTTCCAAGCCGTCAAAAAATTCTCTCTATTTTCTTTCATCTTCCAAACACACAAATACTCATCTTCTCTCATACCTAAACACAGCGATGACAAACCCTTCTAAGAATACTTTATCATCACCCAAGGAAATATCACCCACACTATCCATAACACCTTTAACGACACACACCTTTAAGAAAAGAAGGTTCAAGATGCTGGCTCGCAAGGTTGTTGCTGgaaaagaacaaatcaagaaaatcaatAAACAGTTGAGGAAAAGTCAGGGAGTTGAACCCCAAAAATTTGAAGACTCTTTCAAATCTgcaactgagggggaagaaactgtTTCATCTTAAACAAAGCAGGTAAAGTCTGGTCCTAAAGTTACATCTGAAGTAACCTCTGAGGTTACTGAAAATCTGAAAACTAAATTTGTTATGGTAGAAAAAGTGGCTGGGGTAGAGACAGCTGAGTCTGAGAAAatgggtggtaaaaataaaaggagaaaagaaaaggagagtGAGGGAGATCAAGGTGATGTGAAGGGAATGGGACAAGGAGTGGTTGAATCTTCACCCACCCTTGTTGGTCTGACTGAAGAAATTGGAGTTATGGAATGAGGGAATGACGAATTGGCTGGAAAAGAAGAAAGTGTGAAATAAAaagggggaagtgggtctggagAAGCTGCTGAGGGGTTGATTAGATTGGCGATAAAGGTTCAAGAACCTGATCCATCTGAGCAGGAACCCCTTAAAGACTTACTGAAAAAGGTGTCTGACAGTTATAATCCTAAAATGAAAAGGAGTTCAGGAGCTATAATCCCTAGCACTGCTAGGgcaaataagaaaagaaatgCTGCCTCATCTATCCCTATAGAAACTCCTCCtacaagaggaagagctacaaggagtcagaagaaATAGAGCGAGGCTGAACTGGAAAAGGCCTtagaagaaagtaagagaaaagctATTGTTAAGGGAAAGAAGAAGGTGGTTGCCTTTTGAGATAGTTGAAATTGATGAGATGGACTTGGTTCGTCAGGATGAAGAGGAGGCAGAAGAAATGGAGGTTGTGAGTCCAAAGACAAAGAAGATCAAGACTTCTACAAAGAAGTCCGTTTCAAAGACAAAGTCTGCTTAGCCATCTTCTTTGGTCAAAAGAACCAGGTCTGCCTTAAAGTACAGAAAAGTAAAAATAATGAAAGAAGAAGAATGGAGTGGagaagaagaagtagaagaaTCTGATGCTGAGAAGGACAAGATGATTAAGTTTCAGAAGAGAACCCTTTTGAAAGGTAGACTCCTCAAGGACTTGGAGAAGGAAGGTATGCTGATGCTGCTGGAGAAGTTACAAGTGCAGGGTTGGAAGTACATGGTCATTCAGATGGATGGAAAGCTTCCCAGAACTAAAATTGTGGAGTTTATGAAAAATTGTGAGATCAAAGATGGTAGGGTCACTAGTGTGGTAAAGGGGGTGACAGTGAGTTTTGATGACAAATAACCGGGAGAGATCTTAGGTGTACCTACTACCGGGTACAATGACTACAAGAAACTCAAATGGCCAAGCCTAGAGAATCTCCTTAATGCCCTTGCCATTACAAGAAATTTTGGTGACAATGATGAAGAGCTTGAGCCCAAAGTTGtgtacaaaagtgagatgaagtCACCTCACAAAGTGCTGTTCAAATTTGTTAACAAAATTGTGCTGCATAGGCAGGAAAGGAGGCACATTGCCacattcatggacctggtccttatggaataTCTGGATAGTGGGAGGCAAATCAATTGGCCTGGATTTATCATTCAACTTCTTGATAGGGTTCTGACTGGCATCAAAACTCATGCCATATCCTATGGTTTTATTCTCACGACTGTACGTGCACACTTCAAGGTACCCATTAAGAAATGGGAAGTTGGTACAAGTAATGATCACTTTGGGGAAAACACTCTAACttcttgtgactatgaagtccacactactcccaaagaacctggttcatccaaaaaggtaccaATGAACATCAAAGTGCGAGCTTAGGTGtaagaaagtggggctaaggatgctgaaaTTAATAGGATGAAGAAAAGGTTGGCAAAAgtggagactgagagagatgctctcagagctGAGCTGggaaaggagaaggagaagaatgatggcattcttcaggatATGTTGAAATTGCTTCAAGACAAGAACCAAGAACCTAGTCCTTCTCAGCCTTAAGACTTCCTAGCCTAGTTAGACCAACCAGTGACCCGGATGGGattgtttttgtttcttttgctcatgatccagtgtttttatttctctttatgctTTGTGTGGATGACTAAGTATCAATGATAATCAACTGTTTTTGTGCTCTAACTATTTGTTGATTcttcttagatggctaatatcatTAGTTTGATAAATTATGCTTGACttcatgattgcatttgaagtagccccagtggccatgagcaATTTCTATTAAAATCCGATTATCTAACATacttatgcaacttttcgataatgccaaaagggggaagacaGGTTGTGCTTTTtactttggactgtgatgtttataacctaatgaacctggtccttgatgattaaTGACTTTAAAATGAAAAGTATTCTAACCTTATGTTGGTGTTGAGCTGAGTTGATACAGGGCCTATTCTTAtaaaaagcacagagtttgtcatcatcaaaaagggggaatttgttggcccaaatgaagttttattttgatgattgacaaagaaacTTATGCGTGAACCAAGTCCATATATAGTGTAtacagacacgggcagattcgagcataagggatgcacgtaaaggagataagcttaaactgttatatctgatatctcctgatcgaaaaggttgcataactAATAAGGAGAatgactccttactcgaagagaactttatccaagataagggaggagttagaagttaaagataactagaactcttccaccatggaagagtatagcattagaactctagttatttcctatcctactaactctatatattgcaggatgttctcattttacatgtacgcacaaacgctgaagttaaacatgagttgagagcaaaatagcaaggcattttgcaaacaattcttgtgtgattcaagtgtgcgaacctgaagctacatgaaccagatagaagcacaagttccaagtgtctgtcttttattctagttcaattgtagtagggcttttcaaattgtacctttcagctttatctataggcaattgtattaggtactctaagtattcaagttagagttaacttgaagttgtcgcaacagttagaggctggttgtcATAacaggattagagttaatccttaggtttacaaagagttttgtaaatgctgttttggtTTAGTGATTTAGTGAAATGTTggaaaaaatcctactgagtagtaggtcgtaatttttttaccttttaagctgggtgtttttcacgtaaaaatacttatGTTCTTTAttttccgcatttactatttttgtaacagtagtataaggaacacttagaagaaccaggtccttctaggatcagtgcacgcgaaaattggaCATCACACAAATcaacccccctccccctcccctcttgtgtggcattgaagtataaaacatcaaaaaCCTATTGTTCTTGTTAAATTAGGAAACCTTTCTCTTATATATAGGTTTGGGACTATTTGGGATCTATATATAGGGGTTGTAGTTGGGTATTCTAGAGATTGTATTGTGTctttcttctcattcatagtgGAAAACTCTCTCTGCTTCTTCCCCGAAGATTACGCTTAGCCGAACCtcgaaaaattcttgtgttttttccttctctatttgctttgtgtgtgattgtgtgctaGTTTAACCCACGATCTTTcgcaataatttttaattaaaatgtCGAAATTAATTTAAGAACCAATTGAATTAGTTATCTACAACATTGAGCTTTCTTAAGGGAAGAAATATTATATATCCATTTCATGACATACCAAATTCTTTGAATTAATTAAATGTATTTCCCCAGATATGTTGCAATAGTATTAATCATCAAACTCACGAATTTATTTTTGCTTGAATCAGAATTACTCCATTAATTTCCAACTGTTTCAGTACAATGAAACCTTTTCTTTTCTAGATCCGATCTAATAGTTTTGGTCTCATCTCTCTTGACCAATTTAAGATTGAGGCGCAGTTAATTGATGGTCATCGTTGACATAGAGTTACCTCAATGAGGTCTGGGCAGTTAGCCTCTACAATACACAATTGACCTTTATCAATGGCTTGAATTGATTGACTCTCTCGAAAAAGAGagttttctttaaaattattttcaccTGGTGTCTTAGTGTCATGTACCCACTTTGGGATCCGACTAATCGGCATTCACGGTGAAAAGTTTGGGGATAAGGTGCTCCTACCAAAGGTGACTTTATTCTCAAGATTCGAACTTGAGACTTCTGGTTAAGGATGGAGAAGTACTTATCACTCCACCATAATTAACTTTTACATGTAAGAAAATAAGTGATTATTTTAGTCTTTGGAATGATCAGTAGTTATTTAAAAGTTTATCAAAGCAAAGAAattaaagagagaaaaaaaaagacaTGTATCAAGAATATTCATGCGAAGAGAGGAGGATATCCATGCAAAGAGAAAGACGCATATATATGCACACTGCTCTTGTGCCGGCAgcatatatataatacatattgAAAAGAAACAAGATGTAGACCAAAATATAGAATACTTAGTTTTCATTGGTGGAAAAATCAATGAATGGCTAATACGATTTAAACAAGGACATGGGATCAAATTTGTAACCCAAAAGAAGTAAAAGATTAAAAGATACAGAAATATTAGAGAGAGCGCAATGGTTTCTACTTTTAGGATGAGAGTATTAACCACATTTCTTATTGGAATCTTGGAGTTCAGTTACTCTGTGAGAAGCGAAGAACTATTTAGCAAGCCATTGGACCATACATGCAATGGTGATGTGTATGACAAAAATGGCCCATTTGCAGATAGCTTGTATTATGTTCTTGTAGGGTTAGAGAATGAAACTCCAAAACAAGGTTATGATTACTATATAACCTCTCCTTATCCTAATGATGCTTTAGCTTATGGCCATGCTTCTTGCACCTCAAATGTAGCATATTCAGACTGTGACACTTGTGTAAAGCTTGCAAGAGCTTATTTGATGACTGTTTGTGGTGGTCGTATTGGAGGTCAAGTCGAATTTGTTGATTGTTCAATGAGGTATGAGCAGTACTCGTTCAGCaaataaaaggggtgtgacaaggAAATTTGTCGTTGATCTCTTGGTATTGTCCTTTCTATCTCTTTCCGTTCATCTTCTTTTTATGGAAAATAGTGTTTTATTGTTGTAATGGTTTTACATTGTTCATGAGTTCAAAATAATTTATGTTGTGGTTGATATTTTCGATCCCTTGATGTGATTTGTAATGCTTTTTTTTAAGTTTCAAGACCAATTTATGTTTGAAGATTCACTCCTCACTTGCAGACTTGGACAGATAATCTTCTAATCATGTATTGTGAAGAGCGACACAGTTTGGGAACTGAAAAATAAGGCGAGACACACAAAGTGAAGACAAttttatatatacacacacatacacacacatcaACAACAACCCAGTTGATTTCCATAAGTGGAGTATAGGTAGGGTAGGATGTACGCAACTTTATCCCTACCCTGAGAtggcagagaggttgttttcgatagaccttcggctaaaaaaaaagatgaaaataTTGACAACAATTAGTAACAATACAAgatattaagaaaatcaaagtcaAAGTTATATAACAATAGCAATATAGAGAGAGAACAAACAAATATCGACCGAGCACCTAAATAATATTGCAAAAGCATGCCACTTACAATTCATTTCCTCATCCtcagaagaaagagaaaaaacaaaagaaaaaaaataactaGCAGGAGAATATGCGAGTACCGCAAAGATGAATTCAATCTGAAGTGAAATTTAAATCATCATTCTCTTATCGTTTTATTATATGTAAcaattttgatttttattttccAACATACTTTGTGATGAACACAAACTTAAACAGAATCCTTTCAAAAGAAACAAGGAGATCAAAAGCCTTCAACACAAAGAAAAACGaaataaaaaacaaaagaaaattggttcagaaaatatattaaataaacaaAACAATTTTTCTTACTCTCCCTTCCATCTGTAAATCATGAACCTTTATATCCTTTCATGCAGTGACTCGATAATTATGTGGACCAAAAGTCGAAATTTCACTTAATGTTGTGGCAAAAGGAGAAAAATAACTCtaaattattcttttaaaaaaaatattttttagtttcaGAATGATTTTTAAGGGATGGAGATTTAATAAGAGGAAATGATTAATATATATAACCATTTATACAATATTCACAATTTCTTTCGACATTTATACATTCACAATTCACATGTGGAAGTTTAATTGTGATCCTAATTTAGATGCTAGCATATAATTAGAAAGCATGTCTGTAACAGTGATCTAGACATTGTAAACGtcctttttccctttttcttgTTAATGTTAAATCGTGAGAAATGCcttatttaaaaatttaatttgttTGAGAAGAGATgcatttattatttatatgtatgCAACACACCCTTGCATATGAGAGCCGGTCGTACTTCTTCTTGATCCAGAGCAGGAACGAATCATCTCAACTAACTAAAGTTTAAACTATTAGATGTTACGCTCTCCGTTCCAGATTACGTAGCCCTATTTCTTTTATAATTTGTTCCAAAAAAATTACCTTGttctttaaatttttaaataattcaaCTTAAACTTCTTATTCTATTTTTAATGTAATACTTTTATACTATTCGAAAGTTATGGCATATTAAAGACCTTATGTTTTAAATATCgtatagccacacaaatgttatgacATGTTTGAGatcataattttaattatttttctatttttcttaaactttgtgtgcGCTAAAGTTGAAAAAATTACAATATATTAGTCATCAAACTCTCGAATGTGTTTTTGTTTGAACTAGAATCTAGTTATTGCAACTGATTTCAGCACAATGAAACCTTTTCTTTACTAATAGAGTTGGTCTCATCTCTCAATTAGTTTAATACTATGGCATAATTGATTAATCAATGGTGATCACTGACAGTAAAATTTTCTCGATGAGGATATAGACTCAAAGTTGACCTTCTATATCACATGGCGTTTAGTTGATGGACAGGAgcggaaccgggatttgaagcTTATGAGTTCaagattttaattattttaagttACTGGATTCTAAATTGATAATTAATAcatatttcaaaaaatttcacaaGACAAATACAGAGTCTGGATAAAGGTTACTGGCTTTGGCCGAACCCGTAAGCAAATGGCTAGCTCCGCCCCTGTTGATTGACTATAGCTAGAGAAAAACAAGTGTCACGGCCTCAATTTCCCACCTTAtgacgtcgtgatgacacttagtcttttagattag
This region of Nicotiana tomentosiformis chromosome 4, ASM39032v3, whole genome shotgun sequence genomic DNA includes:
- the LOC104092402 gene encoding antifungal protein ginkbilobin-like protein, with the protein product MVSTFRMRVLTTFLIGILEFSYSVRSEELFSKPLDHTCNGDVYDKNGPFADSLYYVLVGLENETPKQGYDYYITSPYPNDALAYGHASCTSNVAYSDCDTCVKLARAYLMTVCGGRIGGQVEFVDCSMRFTPHLQTWTDNLLIMYCEERHSLGTEK